Genomic DNA from Streptomyces sp. GS7:
TCCCGCCGAGGCGGCTGCCGGCTGCGGTCAGTATCAGGTCCGTCTCGACGGGCGCGCCCACGCCGCGGCAGGTGGCCGCGACCGCGTGCGGGGTGTGGCCCGGCGCGGCGCCGGTGAGCACGTACGTGCCCGCACCCGGGGCGGCGAGCGCATAGCGCCCCTCGGCGTCGGCCGTGGTGACACCGGCCTGCCGCCCCTGCCGGTCGATCAGCGTGACGCCGGCGCGCGGCACCGGCCCGCCGGCCCCGTCGACGACCCGCCCGCGGAACCCGGCCGCGGGTGCCTGCGCCGGGGCGCGCTCCGCCGCCGGCTCCGGCGTGGCCGCCACCGCGTCGGCCGCGGCGGGCTCGTCGGCCGCGTCCGCCCCTTCCGCGTGCCGGGCGACCGGCGTCGGCCGGGACGAGGTCCGCTGGGACGGCAGGAAGGCCGCCACCAGTACGCCGAGGGCGACCGCCGCGGTGGCGATCAGGAAGGAGACCCGGAAGCCGGACATGGTGGGCACCGAGACCGGGCCGATGCGCGTCGACATATGGGCGAGCACCATGCCGATCACGGCGCTGGACACGGATGTGCCGATCGAGCGCATCAGGGTGTTGAGGCCGTTCGCCGCGCCGGTCTCGGAGGGGTCGACGGCGCCGACGATCAGCGCCGGCAGCGAGGAGTAGGCCAGCCCGATGCCCGCTCCGACGACCACCGCGATGATGACCGTCTGCCAGGGGGCGCTCATCAGGCCGATGCCGCCGCCGTAGCCGATCCCGATGACCAGCATGCCCAGCAGCAGCGAGATCTTGGGGCCGCGCCGGGCGGCGATCCGCGCGTACACCGGGGCGACGAACATCATGGTCAGGCCCAGGGGCGCCACGCACAGACCGGCCACCACCATGGACTGACCCAAGCCGTAGCCGGTCGACTTCGGCAGCTGGAGCAGCTGCGGCAGCACCAGCGAGATGGCGTAGAACGCCACACCGACCGTGATCGAGGCGAGGTTGGTGAGCAGCACCTCGCGCCGCGCGCTGGTCCGCAGGTCGACCAGCGGATCGGCGATCCGCAGCTCCATCACGCCCCACAGCGCCAATATCAGCGCCGCGGCCCCGAACAGGCCGAGGGTGGTCGGCGAACCCCAGCCCCAGTCGCTGCCCTTGGTGATCGGCAGCAGCAGGGCGACGAGCCCGGCGGACAGCCCGAGGGCACCGGCGACGTCG
This window encodes:
- a CDS encoding MFS transporter translates to MTQTTTDQLPARAAGASAAPPPSDPGRDAHPRAGGGIVPVLAFAGIVVAVMQTLLVPVIKDLPTLLNTAASNATWVMTATLLAGAVATPIMGRLGDLYGKRRMLLTSLAVMVVGSLVCGFTDDLVVMIVGRALQGFAMGAIPLGIGIMRDELPRERLGSAMALMSSSIGVGGGLALPAAALVAQHADWHALFFGAAGLGVLSIVLIILLVPETAVRAPGRFDVAGALGLSAGLVALLLPITKGSDWGWGSPTTLGLFGAAALILALWGVMELRIADPLVDLRTSARREVLLTNLASITVGVAFYAISLVLPQLLQLPKSTGYGLGQSMVVAGLCVAPLGLTMMFVAPVYARIAARRGPKISLLLGMLVIGIGYGGGIGLMSAPWQTVIIAVVVGAGIGLAYSSLPALIVGAVDPSETGAANGLNTLMRSIGTSVSSAVIGMVLAHMSTRIGPVSVPTMSGFRVSFLIATAAVALGVLVAAFLPSQRTSSRPTPVARHAEGADAADEPAAADAVAATPEPAAERAPAQAPAAGFRGRVVDGAGGPVPRAGVTLIDRQGRQAGVTTADAEGRYALAAPGAGTYVLTGAAPGHTPHAVAATCRGVGAPVETDLILTAAGSRLGGTVLGGPDGTPLAGASIVVTDARGDVVTRTSSGADGSWAVAQLANGDHTLVLSAPGHQPQARAVQLSGGGPERQDARLRPNATVRGTVRGPDGQPLRDAAVTLLDDGTVAGHTVTGPDGAFAFADLSSRHYTLAAAGYPPHAAPISLTGGGDAVLDLDLVQPSGAEAG